Proteins encoded by one window of Bacteroidales bacterium:
- the uvrA gene encoding excinuclease ABC subunit UvrA encodes MLESKDLQDIIESEGREVSVLGARVHNLTNIDVAIPRNTLTVITGLSGSGKSSLAFDTIYAEGQRRYIETMSAYARKFIGEMERPDVDKITGLSPVISIEQKTTIRNPRSTVGTITEIYDFMRLLFARAGEAYSYLTGEKMVKYTDDQIVDLIGKEYSGKKVIILAPLIQGRKGHYKELFEKYRKKGYLNIRIDGNLQEIQPGMKVERYKNHHIELVIDKLRIDENEGKRLKQSVKTAMDEGKGILMLMEYDSEKTRYFSRKLMCPTTGLSYNEPAPHTFSFNSPQGACPKCNGLGVVDDINLERAIPSQKLSIREGGIEPFGKYKDILIFWQLEAIAKKYGFTLDTPIEKIPREAMDIILYGSEEPFRLHSSPLGRSSKYSLKFDGLVNYLLHSHRAAKSKGSKWTERYIRKVTCSMCEGTRLKNEALYFKIDGKHIAELSRMDINELSQWFSDLESRMTRKQTLIARDVLKEIRNRLNFLLEVGLEYLTPDRPARSLSGGESQRIRLATQIGSQLVNVLYILDEPSIGLHQRDNRRLIHSLKQLRDNGNSIMVVEHDKGMILSADHVVDMGPYAGEHGGEVVAQGKPVEIMKQNSLTADYLNLKKKIEVPQKRRAFNNGELILKGARGHNLKNINVKFPLGRFICITGVSGSGKSTLINETLQPILSKSFYRSYKDPLPYEEIEGMEHLNKVIEVDQAPLGRTPRSNPATYTGVFSDIRSLFAQTPEARIRGYKQGRFSFNVKGGRCETCKGAGLQVIEMNFLPDVYVHCKDCNGKRYNRETLEIKYKGKTISDVLDMTIDRASEFFESIPSIYTKLQVMKDVGLGYVTLGQPSTTLSGGESQRVKLAAELARKNTGNTLFILDEPTTGLHFEDVRVLLNVLNSLVDKNNTVIVIEHNMEVIKVADYIIDMGKEGGNRGGEVLVTGTPEEVAESNESYTARFLKDEL; translated from the coding sequence TTGTTAGAAAGTAAAGACTTACAAGATATAATTGAGTCAGAAGGCCGGGAAGTCAGTGTATTGGGTGCAAGAGTTCATAATCTGACCAATATTGATGTAGCCATACCCAGAAACACCCTTACGGTGATAACTGGTTTGAGTGGAAGCGGGAAATCGTCCCTTGCCTTTGATACCATATATGCTGAAGGCCAGCGGCGGTATATTGAAACCATGTCCGCTTATGCCCGGAAATTCATCGGAGAAATGGAACGCCCCGATGTGGATAAGATAACAGGTTTAAGTCCTGTGATATCCATAGAGCAGAAGACAACGATCAGGAACCCCCGCTCTACAGTTGGTACCATTACCGAAATTTATGATTTTATGCGTCTGCTTTTTGCCAGGGCTGGTGAAGCCTATTCTTATCTCACCGGTGAAAAAATGGTGAAATATACAGACGACCAGATAGTAGATCTGATTGGTAAGGAATATTCGGGAAAGAAAGTGATCATACTGGCACCACTGATTCAGGGTAGGAAGGGGCATTATAAAGAGCTTTTCGAAAAATACCGAAAGAAAGGCTATCTGAATATCCGGATTGATGGGAATTTACAGGAGATCCAGCCGGGCATGAAGGTGGAACGTTATAAGAACCATCATATTGAACTGGTGATTGATAAACTCCGTATAGATGAAAATGAAGGAAAAAGGCTGAAGCAGTCGGTTAAAACTGCGATGGATGAAGGCAAAGGGATTCTCATGCTGATGGAATATGATAGCGAAAAAACCCGGTATTTTAGTCGTAAGCTGATGTGTCCGACTACCGGTCTTTCCTATAATGAACCTGCACCACATACCTTTTCGTTCAACTCACCCCAGGGGGCATGTCCAAAATGCAACGGACTGGGAGTTGTGGATGACATTAACCTGGAAAGAGCCATTCCCAGTCAGAAGCTTAGTATCAGGGAAGGAGGAATCGAACCCTTCGGGAAGTACAAAGATATATTAATATTCTGGCAACTGGAGGCTATTGCTAAAAAGTATGGTTTTACGCTTGATACGCCCATAGAAAAAATACCGCGTGAGGCTATGGATATCATTCTTTACGGTTCGGAGGAACCTTTCCGCCTTCATTCATCCCCTTTGGGAAGAAGTTCAAAATATTCCCTCAAATTTGATGGTTTGGTGAATTATCTGCTCCATAGCCACAGAGCTGCCAAATCAAAAGGGTCAAAGTGGACCGAGCGATATATCAGGAAAGTTACCTGTTCGATGTGTGAGGGGACCCGGTTGAAAAATGAAGCACTGTATTTTAAAATTGACGGCAAGCATATCGCTGAGTTATCCCGGATGGATATTAATGAGCTTTCTCAATGGTTTTCAGACCTTGAAAGCCGAATGACCAGGAAACAGACGCTTATTGCCCGGGATGTGCTTAAGGAAATCCGAAACCGGTTAAATTTTTTACTGGAGGTGGGTCTGGAATATCTCACCCCCGACCGGCCTGCACGGAGCCTTTCCGGGGGTGAAAGTCAAAGGATCAGGCTGGCTACCCAAATTGGGTCCCAGCTTGTCAATGTGCTCTATATACTTGATGAACCCAGTATCGGTCTGCATCAGAGAGATAACAGGAGATTGATTCATTCCCTTAAACAATTGCGTGACAATGGGAATTCTATTATGGTGGTTGAGCATGATAAAGGAATGATTTTATCAGCCGATCATGTGGTAGATATGGGTCCGTATGCCGGGGAACATGGAGGTGAGGTTGTAGCTCAGGGTAAACCCGTGGAAATAATGAAGCAGAATTCCCTCACAGCCGACTACCTGAACCTGAAAAAAAAGATTGAAGTCCCACAAAAAAGAAGAGCGTTTAACAATGGCGAGCTTATATTAAAAGGAGCCCGGGGGCATAACCTGAAAAATATAAATGTAAAATTTCCCCTGGGGCGGTTTATTTGCATTACCGGAGTATCGGGAAGCGGAAAATCTACCCTCATAAATGAAACCTTGCAGCCTATTTTAAGTAAAAGTTTCTACAGGTCTTATAAAGATCCTTTACCTTATGAGGAAATTGAAGGTATGGAACATCTAAATAAAGTGATTGAGGTAGATCAGGCGCCTTTGGGCAGGACTCCGCGTTCAAATCCTGCTACCTATACCGGCGTCTTTTCCGATATACGCAGCTTGTTTGCCCAAACGCCTGAGGCCAGGATCAGAGGATATAAACAGGGGCGGTTTTCTTTTAATGTTAAGGGCGGAAGATGTGAAACCTGCAAAGGAGCGGGATTGCAAGTGATCGAAATGAATTTCCTGCCCGATGTGTATGTGCATTGCAAGGATTGTAACGGCAAACGTTATAACCGGGAAACCCTGGAGATAAAATACAAGGGAAAAACAATCAGCGATGTTCTGGATATGACCATTGATAGAGCATCCGAATTTTTTGAAAGTATACCTTCTATTTATACCAAATTGCAGGTTATGAAGGATGTAGGATTGGGATACGTCACTCTTGGCCAGCCGTCCACTACACTTTCGGGTGGGGAATCTCAGAGGGTTAAACTCGCGGCTGAGCTGGCCAGGAAAAATACGGGAAACACGCTTTTCATTCTTGATGAACCGACAACCGGTCTTCATTTTGAGGATGTAAGGGTTTTGCTTAATGTGCTGAATTCATTGGTGGATAAAAACAATACGGTCATTGTTATTGAACACAATATGGAAGTAATTAAAGTAGCGGATTATATAATAGATATGGGAAAAGAAGGTGGAAATCGGGGCGGAGAGGTACTTGTTACCGGTACACCCGAGGAAGTTGCTGAAAGCAATGAAAGTTATACTGCCCGGTTTCTAAAGGATGAGCTGTGA
- a CDS encoding TIGR00730 family Rossman fold protein — translation MSQEEDRIRDAFQRKDWNEVQTADTWSIFKIISEFVQGFEKLSKIGPCVSIFGSARTKPDNKYFKLAEDIAFKLTKNGYGVITGGGPGIMEAGNMGAKKGGGRSVGLNIDLPFEQSANVFIDPDKLINFEHFFVRKVMFVKYAQGFIVLPGGLGTMDEMFEALTLIQTEKIGKFPIILVGKAYWKGLFDWIKQTVLEEENIKEEDLELFQLVEGADEAVDQINSFYSRYILSPNF, via the coding sequence ATGAGCCAGGAAGAAGATAGAATCAGAGATGCTTTTCAGCGTAAAGACTGGAATGAAGTTCAAACGGCCGATACCTGGTCGATATTCAAGATAATATCTGAATTTGTGCAGGGTTTTGAAAAACTTTCCAAAATCGGACCTTGTGTATCAATTTTCGGATCAGCAAGAACAAAACCGGATAACAAGTATTTTAAACTGGCAGAGGACATTGCTTTCAAATTGACAAAAAATGGCTATGGAGTCATAACAGGAGGTGGCCCCGGTATTATGGAGGCAGGAAATATGGGTGCTAAGAAAGGCGGAGGACGGTCCGTGGGATTGAACATAGATCTTCCTTTTGAACAATCAGCCAATGTTTTTATCGACCCGGACAAGCTGATCAATTTTGAGCATTTTTTTGTCCGCAAAGTGATGTTTGTAAAATATGCGCAGGGATTTATTGTTTTGCCCGGCGGTTTGGGAACCATGGATGAAATGTTTGAGGCCCTTACATTGATTCAGACCGAAAAGATCGGTAAATTTCCGATAATTCTAGTGGGTAAAGCTTATTGGAAAGGTCTGTTCGACTGGATAAAACAAACGGTGCTTGAGGAAGAGAATATTAAAGAAGAAGATCTGGAGTTGTTTCAGTTGGTGGAAGGCGCCGATGAAGCCGTTGATCAGATCAATTCCTTCTATTCCAGGTACATACTGAGTCCGAATTTTTAA